In a genomic window of Pseudoglutamicibacter albus:
- a CDS encoding histidine phosphatase family protein, with the protein MSHAVVHLVRHGEVENPHRVLYGRLPGYELSQRGHNMARLVAEHFAEQKEHGTNLVSLISSPLIRAQQTAAPIAQALGLPITTEPGVIEAESQLEGYSNIKDTLLSTPRLWPLVRNPLTPSWGEPYAHQATRMAQAISKHRDYAIQQHGPGANIVVVSHQLPIWVTRLATEGRSLAFNAFRRECTLASVTSISFDRNGAAVDLTYSEPAAELLPGTVNVPGA; encoded by the coding sequence ATGTCCCATGCTGTTGTCCACCTTGTCCGCCATGGTGAAGTCGAAAACCCTCACCGCGTGCTCTACGGGCGCCTGCCCGGATACGAACTTTCACAACGCGGTCACAACATGGCCCGCCTGGTCGCCGAACACTTCGCGGAACAAAAAGAACACGGAACCAACCTCGTCTCGCTCATCAGCTCACCACTGATCCGCGCGCAACAAACCGCGGCCCCCATCGCACAAGCACTCGGCCTACCCATCACAACCGAACCAGGAGTCATCGAAGCCGAATCCCAACTCGAGGGATACAGCAACATTAAGGACACCCTGCTCTCAACGCCACGCCTCTGGCCGCTCGTACGCAACCCACTGACACCATCGTGGGGAGAGCCCTACGCCCACCAAGCCACTCGCATGGCCCAAGCCATCAGCAAACACCGTGACTATGCAATCCAACAACACGGGCCCGGCGCCAACATCGTGGTCGTATCCCACCAGCTACCCATCTGGGTCACCCGGCTAGCAACCGAAGGCCGCTCACTCGCGTTCAACGCATTCCGCCGCGAATGCACTCTGGCCTCGGTCACCTCCATCTCTTTCGACCGCAACGGTGCCGCCGTAGACCTCACCTATTCAGAGCCAGCAGCAGAACTCCTCCCAGGAACCGTCAACGTTCCAGGGGCATAA
- a CDS encoding cytochrome c biogenesis CcdA family protein, giving the protein MINTALAATAVPATAVTATTAASTAGNQAAASIADGSLLVALPIAALAGLISFLSPCVLPLLPGYMGYVTGLTGMELNQHKRGRVFAGIGLFVLGFSVVFVLIGAVFTRAYIWMMHEGQWVTQALGVIVALLGVVFMGGFGFMQRERRITKRPPAGLWGAPLLGMTFALGWAPCMGPTLAAALALTTGPNANVPRGALITFVYCLGLGIPFLLVALGLSKVTRAVSFFRKHQLAVMRTGGVILILLGIVMASGLWNTWITELQNWFANEVRLPL; this is encoded by the coding sequence ATGATCAACACCGCACTGGCGGCAACAGCAGTCCCAGCAACCGCGGTCACGGCAACAACGGCCGCATCAACAGCAGGTAACCAAGCAGCCGCATCGATCGCCGACGGCTCGCTACTGGTTGCGCTACCCATAGCCGCACTCGCAGGCCTCATCTCATTCCTTTCCCCGTGCGTGCTACCGCTTCTGCCTGGATACATGGGGTACGTGACCGGGCTGACTGGCATGGAACTCAACCAACACAAACGCGGCCGCGTCTTCGCAGGCATCGGCCTGTTCGTGCTGGGTTTCTCCGTAGTGTTCGTGCTAATCGGGGCCGTGTTCACGCGCGCCTACATCTGGATGATGCACGAAGGCCAATGGGTCACCCAAGCGCTCGGCGTTATTGTCGCCCTGCTGGGTGTTGTGTTCATGGGCGGCTTCGGCTTCATGCAACGCGAACGCCGCATCACCAAACGCCCACCCGCCGGGCTATGGGGTGCACCCCTTCTAGGGATGACGTTCGCACTCGGCTGGGCACCCTGCATGGGCCCCACCCTGGCTGCCGCACTAGCCCTGACAACCGGACCCAACGCGAACGTCCCCCGAGGCGCGCTGATCACATTCGTGTACTGCCTCGGGCTAGGCATCCCGTTCCTGCTCGTTGCGCTCGGCCTCTCCAAAGTCACCCGTGCGGTGTCCTTCTTCCGCAAACACCAACTCGCCGTGATGCGTACCGGCGGCGTGATTCTGATACTCCTAGGGATAGTGATGGCCTCAGGCTTGTGGAACACGTGGATTACCGAACTGCAAAACTGGTTCGCTAACGAAGTGAGGTTGCCGCTGTGA
- a CDS encoding ABC transporter permease gives MEKILGKKGRYRFVLVVLAVVVGMLSWVATADRQMSMKPADDAQMQFGDRTARLEIPLFSNAGEKESVRSALNRPGDGLIAIATSADLYLDTDRERRRAMSEGDWPHIGQEFGYSLTSGRWADKPGEVVVAGESDLSEGETVTGLGGNVNLTVVGKAKNRFLPGVERLLAFPGTWNTIDPAASEISAAAISTTLYSSAMTNREALEEYVYTHLDEKTAAQLESLDGVTLGAGFLPRSFVEDRPHLGIADQYSFVFGVFALLLPMSLVAFLWAWSKKLLAPVNNQLYTLGVNPAPLWKTAFRKIGLAVALASVLGMALGVGVAWLVAPALADLVGIQGPGPQIPTKWLAVIAVGVIVSFVAGGIITRPRVSRSVAVGASADRAQRVFSSKKLLWGTGVAAVLTLVGVGVASVQLGIDVLETWAPLPVAVWSLFLSLVITGYVSRKFPIKPRPLAQRLATYHRALTVFAIALLSVAIGNLMFSSTFAQSITAAHNKSLISLLPEDQFGVEQEHPNGLKASEKTVNDLAHKLGLKEPVAVTNTGGQFDIIEGVDGSYGISAVDDADDLGRILGRALSSEEAATLDKGGLLVRDSAFLDGSQARVFSESIPDGELLPAAQADFGEHWEANAAAFMLTKTAKKHRLSLEGLRWVFTDLSESQQKELLAEALESRISRDLLQVPLKQEASTPSNVYFSLASALIGSCVIVIMVSRTNAKSLEALNSTFWTLGLPASWQRWVLRWSIGSIAVKAFVLGLITGLGTAALISQLMGDVLPFTIDWMTILYAAAALVLGSIVGLLIVGLSSRKNNAHS, from the coding sequence GTGGAGAAGATCCTCGGTAAAAAGGGCCGATATCGCTTTGTGCTTGTGGTGCTAGCCGTTGTGGTAGGCATGCTGAGCTGGGTGGCCACAGCTGACAGACAAATGTCAATGAAACCTGCCGATGACGCCCAGATGCAGTTTGGAGACAGAACAGCACGACTAGAGATACCTCTTTTTTCAAATGCCGGAGAGAAGGAATCTGTGCGGTCGGCGTTGAACCGGCCAGGGGACGGCCTGATTGCAATAGCCACCTCTGCTGACCTGTATTTGGATACTGATCGAGAGCGTCGTAGGGCCATGAGCGAGGGGGATTGGCCACACATTGGTCAGGAGTTTGGGTATAGCCTCACTTCTGGGCGGTGGGCTGATAAGCCTGGCGAGGTCGTAGTTGCCGGAGAATCCGATCTTTCGGAGGGTGAAACGGTAACCGGGTTAGGAGGAAATGTAAACCTGACGGTTGTTGGTAAAGCCAAAAATAGATTCCTGCCCGGAGTAGAAAGGCTTCTGGCGTTCCCTGGCACGTGGAACACGATCGACCCCGCGGCATCGGAGATCAGTGCTGCGGCCATATCGACAACGTTGTATTCCAGCGCTATGACTAACCGTGAGGCACTGGAGGAGTATGTTTATACACATCTCGATGAGAAGACGGCGGCGCAACTCGAGTCACTTGACGGTGTCACGTTGGGGGCCGGGTTCTTACCTCGTTCTTTTGTTGAGGACCGCCCCCACCTTGGGATAGCCGATCAATACTCTTTTGTATTTGGTGTATTCGCACTCCTTTTGCCGATGTCCCTTGTCGCTTTCTTATGGGCCTGGTCTAAGAAACTTCTAGCACCGGTGAATAACCAGTTGTATACGCTGGGTGTGAATCCAGCGCCTTTGTGGAAAACCGCATTCAGAAAGATCGGGCTTGCTGTCGCCCTTGCATCTGTCCTGGGTATGGCGTTGGGGGTTGGTGTTGCTTGGTTGGTAGCTCCGGCGCTGGCTGATCTCGTAGGTATTCAAGGCCCAGGGCCGCAGATCCCAACCAAGTGGTTGGCCGTCATCGCAGTTGGGGTGATCGTCAGTTTCGTAGCGGGTGGCATTATCACGCGTCCGCGAGTAAGCCGCTCCGTTGCCGTGGGCGCTTCCGCGGACAGAGCCCAACGGGTATTTTCTTCCAAGAAATTGCTATGGGGAACGGGTGTTGCAGCAGTTCTCACGCTGGTAGGCGTGGGTGTCGCATCGGTGCAACTAGGAATTGATGTCCTCGAAACGTGGGCGCCGCTGCCGGTAGCTGTGTGGTCTTTGTTCTTGTCGTTGGTAATTACTGGTTATGTGAGCCGAAAATTCCCTATCAAACCACGGCCGCTCGCGCAGCGACTAGCTACGTACCACCGAGCCTTGACAGTTTTTGCTATCGCTCTGCTCAGTGTCGCTATCGGTAATCTCATGTTCAGCTCGACTTTTGCTCAAAGCATCACGGCCGCCCATAACAAGTCATTGATCTCACTCTTGCCTGAGGATCAATTCGGTGTAGAACAGGAGCACCCGAACGGGCTTAAAGCTAGCGAGAAGACAGTCAACGACCTCGCGCATAAGCTCGGGCTCAAGGAGCCGGTGGCAGTGACAAACACAGGAGGCCAGTTCGACATCATAGAGGGCGTCGATGGGTCGTACGGTATCAGCGCTGTTGATGATGCGGACGATCTTGGGAGGATTCTTGGTCGCGCGCTAAGCAGCGAGGAAGCCGCCACCTTGGATAAGGGGGGTCTGCTTGTACGTGATTCGGCGTTTCTAGACGGATCTCAAGCTCGTGTTTTTTCTGAGAGCATTCCAGATGGTGAGCTACTCCCCGCAGCTCAGGCAGATTTCGGCGAGCACTGGGAAGCAAACGCAGCTGCATTCATGCTTACTAAGACAGCTAAAAAGCATCGGCTATCGCTTGAAGGATTGAGGTGGGTCTTCACTGATCTGTCTGAATCGCAGCAGAAAGAACTGCTGGCAGAGGCGTTAGAGAGCCGGATTTCCCGCGATCTCTTGCAGGTTCCTCTCAAGCAAGAAGCGAGCACGCCAAGCAACGTGTATTTCAGCTTGGCGTCCGCGTTGATCGGCTCCTGTGTGATCGTGATCATGGTGAGCCGCACTAATGCGAAGAGCTTGGAAGCATTGAATTCAACGTTCTGGACGCTGGGCCTGCCGGCCTCGTGGCAACGCTGGGTGCTCAGATGGAGCATCGGCAGTATTGCGGTCAAGGCGTTCGTGCTGGGGCTGATTACGGGCCTTGGAACCGCAGCTCTGATCTCACAACTCATGGGTGATGTGTTGCCTTTCACCATTGACTGGATGACTATCCTGTATGCTGCGGCAGCACTGGTTCTAGGGTCGATTGTGGGCCTACTTATTGTGGGGCTATCAAGTCGGAAGAACAACGCTCACTCCTGA
- a CDS encoding peptidase inhibitor family I36 protein: MEMKKLCAALAVVAAGIGFAQPAQAAAKDCGTNLACLFEHRDFGGLLGSRRAGLKVMNLSSGANDKMSSWMNRTSRNAAWYEHADGKGKCYTMRQNSIQNSIGWFANDTATSWRTDRGC; encoded by the coding sequence ATGGAGATGAAAAAGCTTTGTGCCGCTCTAGCCGTGGTTGCAGCCGGAATCGGTTTCGCTCAACCCGCGCAAGCCGCAGCTAAAGACTGCGGCACCAATCTAGCTTGCTTGTTCGAACATAGGGACTTCGGAGGACTTCTAGGATCTCGCCGAGCGGGGTTAAAGGTGATGAACCTCTCAAGCGGAGCGAATGACAAGATGAGCTCGTGGATGAACCGCACTAGCCGGAACGCTGCTTGGTATGAGCACGCGGATGGCAAAGGTAAGTGTTACACCATGCGGCAAAATTCGATCCAAAACTCTATCGGATGGTTCGCTAATGATACCGCTACGTCCTGGCGGACGGATCGCGGCTGCTAA
- a CDS encoding YceI family protein produces MSALPLNLTPGTWNLDAAHTEIGFSVRHAAIARTHGRFTADSGVLTVGESLEDTKLEVTLDVASVNTSNEGRDEHLRSADFFDTATHPKAHFVSTKISGEGSALTVDGEFTLRGTTKPLTLEVEFAGVVTDPMGATRCGGEATAELSRKEFGLTWNAALETGGVMVGDKVRLQIDAEFIKDNA; encoded by the coding sequence ATGAGCGCACTTCCATTGAACCTGACACCTGGCACCTGGAATCTGGATGCTGCACACACTGAGATTGGTTTCTCGGTTCGCCACGCGGCAATCGCCCGCACGCATGGCCGCTTCACCGCCGATTCCGGTGTGCTGACCGTGGGTGAGAGCTTGGAAGACACCAAGCTAGAAGTAACCCTCGATGTCGCTTCTGTTAACACGTCAAACGAGGGCCGTGACGAACACTTACGTTCTGCCGACTTCTTTGACACGGCAACCCATCCGAAGGCTCACTTCGTTTCCACGAAGATCAGCGGCGAGGGTAGCGCCTTGACCGTTGATGGCGAGTTCACTCTCCGCGGCACCACCAAGCCTTTGACTCTTGAGGTTGAATTCGCCGGCGTGGTAACTGATCCGATGGGCGCTACCCGTTGCGGTGGCGAGGCGACCGCGGAGCTGAGCCGTAAGGAATTCGGTTTGACGTGGAATGCCGCACTCGAAACCGGCGGCGTCATGGTTGGAGACAAGGTCCGCCTACAGATCGATGCGGAGTTCATCAAAGACAACGCATAG
- the resB gene encoding cytochrome c biogenesis protein ResB: MTKKDAAKKAAANEAATKKATAKKQAKQQKQLAPALGPIGMMRWAWTQLTTMRTAMVLLMLLAVAAVPGSLFPQRNQDPQSVAQYIAEHEVAGPILDKLQLFDVFTSVWFSAIYLLLFVSLIGCVIPRARQHARATVRPPARTPVRLNRMPVNGVIELKANQGDSEEIAQTLRSILRKRRYRTSIEENKGQVSVAAERGYLREWGNLTFHVSLIGVLIAVAVGGLFGYNGQRIIVQGEGFTNTLIAYDQFSPGQRFKAENLQPFQLKLKDFKIQFDRQERADGKYGQPIDYEANLDVRHSPDAEWVTEKLKVNEPLRVAGTDIYLLGNGYAPMITVTDGEGNVAFSGPVVAQPQDPSYMSLVVLKVPDAKPTQLGFQGFFLPTTVMGENGVAYSGDPEALAPSLNLDSYYGDLGLETGAPQNVYVLKTEKMTQLNSRKLEAGGIVLGLNPQNREYKLPEGKGTIRFDGLKRFIGIEVHHDPGKPWLLGFSMLAVAGLLASLFIPRRRVWFKVSDPDEAGKRRIEYALLARGEDPRLQTEAEALVKAVSGRYTLAE; encoded by the coding sequence GTGACCAAAAAGGATGCAGCGAAGAAAGCTGCGGCAAACGAGGCCGCCACGAAGAAAGCTACGGCCAAGAAGCAAGCGAAGCAGCAGAAACAGTTGGCGCCAGCTCTCGGCCCGATCGGCATGATGCGGTGGGCATGGACACAACTGACAACCATGCGCACCGCGATGGTCTTGCTGATGCTGCTCGCGGTAGCCGCGGTTCCAGGCTCCCTGTTCCCACAGCGCAACCAAGACCCGCAGAGCGTGGCCCAGTACATCGCAGAGCACGAGGTCGCAGGCCCCATCCTCGACAAACTTCAGCTCTTCGACGTCTTCACATCCGTTTGGTTCTCAGCGATCTACCTGCTGCTGTTCGTTTCCCTCATCGGTTGCGTGATCCCGCGCGCCCGCCAACACGCACGGGCAACCGTACGCCCGCCAGCACGCACCCCAGTCCGTCTGAACCGGATGCCAGTCAACGGCGTCATCGAGCTTAAAGCCAACCAAGGCGATAGCGAAGAGATCGCGCAAACCCTGCGCAGCATCTTGCGTAAACGCCGCTACCGGACCTCCATAGAGGAAAACAAGGGGCAGGTCTCGGTTGCCGCTGAGCGCGGCTACTTACGCGAATGGGGCAACCTCACGTTCCACGTCTCGCTGATCGGCGTGCTGATCGCCGTGGCGGTAGGTGGCCTGTTCGGATACAACGGGCAACGCATCATCGTGCAAGGGGAGGGGTTCACGAACACGTTGATCGCCTATGACCAGTTCTCCCCCGGGCAACGGTTCAAAGCTGAAAACCTGCAACCGTTCCAGCTGAAACTCAAGGATTTCAAGATCCAGTTTGACCGCCAAGAACGAGCGGACGGCAAATACGGGCAACCGATCGACTATGAAGCGAACCTGGATGTTCGCCACAGCCCCGATGCCGAATGGGTCACCGAAAAGCTCAAAGTCAATGAGCCGCTCCGCGTAGCCGGAACGGACATTTACTTGCTCGGTAACGGTTACGCCCCGATGATCACCGTGACAGACGGGGAAGGCAATGTCGCATTCTCCGGCCCCGTGGTTGCCCAACCACAGGACCCGTCCTACATGTCGCTCGTGGTTTTGAAGGTCCCTGACGCCAAGCCAACCCAGCTGGGTTTCCAGGGTTTCTTCCTCCCAACTACGGTGATGGGCGAGAACGGGGTTGCCTATTCAGGCGACCCGGAAGCGCTCGCACCATCCCTGAACCTGGACTCCTACTATGGCGACCTCGGCCTTGAGACCGGCGCCCCGCAGAACGTGTATGTGCTCAAAACCGAGAAGATGACCCAGCTGAACTCCCGCAAACTAGAGGCCGGCGGCATCGTGCTGGGACTGAACCCGCAGAACCGCGAATATAAGCTGCCGGAAGGTAAAGGGACCATCCGGTTTGATGGGCTGAAGAGGTTCATCGGCATCGAGGTCCACCATGATCCGGGCAAGCCGTGGTTGCTCGGGTTCTCGATGCTCGCTGTGGCCGGCCTATTGGCCTCTCTGTTCATTCCGCGCCGCCGCGTATGGTTCAAGGTTTCAGACCCCGATGAGGCCGGCAAGCGTAGAATTGAGTATGCACTCCTAGCGCGCGGTGAAGACCCGCGCCTGCAGACTGAAGCGGAAGCGTTGGTGAAGGCTGTTTCCGGCCGGTACACGCTCGCTGAGTGA
- a CDS encoding ABC transporter ATP-binding protein: protein MTVENVHKYLGVGAQRTHVLRGIDLQASAGEFVGLAGKSGSGKTTLLRAIAGLIPLDKGRIDVLGVDVGQASEAQVLDLRRNVVGFVHQDDLLIQELTAAENVMLVLSAAGVSQRDAEAMARESLTRVGLGELLDRYPAELSRGQCQRVGIARALSGERRVLLADEPSAALDTENSHAMFGLFRDLAEAGSTVIATSHDPIMNEYCHTGYALVDGRIEAGEVRGG from the coding sequence GTGACTGTGGAAAACGTCCACAAGTATTTGGGTGTAGGCGCTCAGCGCACACACGTTTTGCGAGGTATTGATCTTCAGGCTTCGGCCGGAGAGTTTGTTGGATTAGCAGGTAAGAGCGGTTCAGGTAAAACGACCCTTTTACGTGCCATTGCTGGCTTGATTCCTCTGGATAAGGGCCGAATTGATGTTCTTGGTGTCGATGTAGGTCAGGCCAGTGAGGCGCAGGTTCTGGACCTGCGGCGTAACGTGGTCGGTTTCGTGCACCAGGACGACCTGTTGATCCAGGAACTGACGGCTGCTGAGAACGTGATGCTCGTGTTGTCTGCAGCGGGTGTTTCGCAGCGCGATGCTGAAGCTATGGCTAGGGAATCGTTGACTCGCGTGGGCTTGGGAGAGTTACTTGACCGTTACCCAGCTGAGCTTTCCCGCGGCCAATGCCAGCGCGTCGGTATCGCGCGCGCGCTGAGCGGCGAGCGGCGCGTTCTGCTTGCTGATGAGCCTTCAGCTGCGTTGGACACTGAGAACTCTCATGCAATGTTCGGACTGTTCCGTGACCTAGCGGAAGCTGGTAGCACGGTGATCGCTACGAGCCATGACCCGATCATGAATGAGTACTGCCATACCGGCTATGCCCTGGTTGACGGGCGTATAGAGGCAGGTGAGGTTCGTGGTGGGTAG
- a CDS encoding TlpA family protein disulfide reductase yields the protein MNAPHTPNPRYGRRAVLGLMLATAAAGLAACSTESSDLANQNKEGSGKGYVAGDGSVSEYAPEDRGEAVEFTGTTFNGTDIDAATYAEGDVLVLNFWYAACSPCRVEAPALKAVADEFKNKGVTFLGINVRDERAAAEAFDKTFKIPYESVCDLDGGVLLALSQYVPPQAVPTTLVLDPNRRVSARVLGVVEESTLRALIKTAQETPADAT from the coding sequence ATGAACGCTCCACACACCCCGAACCCCCGCTACGGCCGCCGCGCCGTACTCGGGCTCATGCTCGCAACAGCAGCCGCAGGGCTCGCCGCATGCTCCACCGAATCCAGCGACCTCGCCAACCAAAACAAAGAAGGAAGCGGGAAAGGCTATGTTGCTGGCGACGGCTCCGTGAGCGAATACGCACCCGAAGACCGCGGCGAAGCAGTCGAATTCACCGGCACAACCTTCAACGGAACAGACATCGACGCCGCAACGTACGCGGAAGGCGACGTGCTGGTTTTGAACTTCTGGTACGCTGCGTGCTCCCCGTGCCGCGTGGAAGCCCCAGCACTGAAAGCCGTGGCAGACGAATTCAAGAACAAAGGCGTGACCTTCCTCGGCATCAACGTACGCGACGAAAGAGCCGCCGCAGAAGCGTTCGATAAAACCTTCAAAATCCCGTACGAATCCGTCTGCGACCTCGATGGCGGCGTACTGCTCGCGCTATCCCAATACGTTCCGCCGCAAGCGGTGCCCACAACACTCGTACTAGACCCAAACCGCCGCGTATCGGCACGGGTGCTGGGCGTTGTTGAAGAATCCACGCTGCGCGCGCTGATCAAAACCGCGCAAGAGACCCCCGCAGACGCCACATGA
- a CDS encoding DUF805 domain-containing protein encodes MPTQPSGQGQQSFGWDGAPQQQPHMPNQVPPAQHAQYVPQDPHMYQAHQGAYAPQGPGWGNYSSDSIPSSPPKRPASVVIASIAAWIWGTFYVVGSIVIFVYASSASYSSLERIAKDEDILEAARRGISAEQFLENIRYTLWITSAFSIVIGLFALITGVLAFKGSNGWRIFGIVATSLMLIPFIAATIRAPHVIWLLFGILPIVSLVYWSVSGSWYRAVKDYKRLSLYRH; translated from the coding sequence GTGCCTACGCAGCCTTCGGGGCAGGGCCAGCAGAGCTTCGGATGGGATGGAGCACCGCAGCAACAACCGCACATGCCGAATCAGGTGCCGCCTGCTCAGCATGCCCAGTATGTTCCGCAGGATCCGCATATGTACCAGGCGCATCAGGGTGCGTATGCTCCGCAGGGGCCTGGCTGGGGGAATTATTCGAGTGACTCGATTCCGTCTAGCCCGCCTAAACGCCCTGCGAGTGTTGTGATCGCTTCGATCGCTGCGTGGATTTGGGGCACCTTCTATGTCGTGGGCAGCATTGTCATCTTCGTTTACGCGAGCTCCGCGAGCTACTCGTCTTTGGAACGCATAGCGAAGGATGAAGACATACTGGAAGCGGCGAGGCGGGGTATTTCTGCCGAGCAGTTCTTGGAGAATATTAGGTACACGCTGTGGATCACTTCCGCTTTTAGTATTGTTATCGGTTTGTTCGCGTTGATCACTGGCGTGCTGGCTTTCAAGGGCAGCAACGGTTGGCGAATTTTCGGCATTGTCGCCACCTCACTCATGTTGATTCCGTTCATTGCTGCCACGATTCGGGCTCCGCACGTAATCTGGCTGTTATTCGGAATCCTGCCGATTGTTTCTCTTGTCTATTGGTCGGTTTCCGGTTCTTGGTATCGGGCGGTCAAGGACTATAAACGGTTGAGCCTCTACCGTCACTGA